Within Halorubrum lacusprofundi ATCC 49239, the genomic segment GTTGAACCCGAGCGCGAACAGCGCGACGACGAGGAAGTCGGTGAACAGATATATCTGGAAGGACGGTCCGAACGCCAACAGGATCAGGCCGAGCGCGCCGAGGAGCCCGAACCGTTCGCGGGTCCAGCCGTCGGCGACGGCCGAGCCGAACTCGCTGACGCGGCCGCCGGTGTCGGTCGACGCGCTCATTCGCCGATCCCTCCGAAGAGCCCCTCAGGACGGAACAGCAACACGATCACCATCGCGAGGAACGGGATCGCGATGCTGCCGGCGCTGATGAACTGCGGGCCGAGGCTCTGCATCATCCCGATGAGCATCGCGCCGACGAACGCCCCGCTCATGGAGCCGAGCCCGCCGATGACGACGACGATGAACGCGTCGATGATCACCTGATCGCCGAGCGCCGGGCTGGTCGACTGTAGCGGCGAGGAGAGCGCGCCGCCGAGGCCGGCGAGCACGCTCCCGAGGAAGAAGACGCCGGTGTACAGGCGCGGTACGTCGACGCCGAGCATCGACGCCATCTCGCGGTCAGAGGAGGTGCCCCGCACCAGCGAGCCGAAGTACGTCCGCGTGATGAACAGCCAGAGGCTCACTAACACCGCGACCGCGAGGCCGATGACGACCAGCCGGTACGCGCTGAAGGTGCTCCCGCCGAGTGCCACCGAGAAGTTGAACACGTCGGGCGGGTCGATCGAGTACGACCCCGATCCCCAGATGAATCGGACCGCCTCGTGGATCACGAGGACGAATCCAAACGTGACGATGAGCTGGTCGAGATCCGCGTCGACCCGGTCGTACAGCGGTCGGATCGCCGCAAACTCGATGGCGGCGCCGACGACACCCACCGCGAGGGCACCGGCGACGACGGCGAGCCAGAAGTTGTCGACGACGTTCGTCACGACGGCGAGCGTCACGTACGCGCCGAGCATGTAGAAGCCGCCGTGTGCGAAATTGAGGACGCCGAGCACGCCGAAGATGAGACTCAGCCCGACGGCGATCAGGAAGAGTCGACTCCCGAGGCTCAGCCCGATGATGACGTCGGCGATCCCGATCAGTGGAACGAGAGATGGTAGACTCATGGAGTCGACCGCGGATTAGATGCCCGTCGGCAGATCGGAGTCGGCGAGCGCCTCGGACAGCTCGTCGGGGCCGGCCTCGTACCTGTTCACGGGATCGAGCACGTTGCTCTCCCATTCCTCGTCGTACGAGACCGTTCCCCAGATGGACGACACCGTCGCCTGATTCGTCTCGCTGAACTGGTAGTCACCGACCGGACCGGCGTGTTCCATCCCGGTGAACTCCTCGACGAGCGCGCTGGCTTCGGTGCTTCCGGCCGATTCGATCGCTTCCTTGTACAGGTAGACGGCGCGGTACGCGCCCTCAGCGTTGTACGTCGGGAGCGCGTCGTATTCCTCGTAGTACGTGTCGCGGAACGTGTTATTTGCCTCGGTGTCGGGGACGAACGGGTCGTACCGAGTCGAGGCGTACTCGCCTTCCGGGAGCGGGTTCCCGTCGCTCGCGAGATCGGTTCCCATCCCGACGCTGAACAGCGTGTGGTCGATCTGATCGAACCAGCCCGCATCCTCTGCCTGTCCGATGAACGTGGTGAGGTCGGCACCCCATAGCGGCGTGAGCACGGCGTCCGGCTCGGCGTCGAGGATCGAACTGATGTACGGCGTGTAATCGCCCGTCTCCAGCGGCGGGAACTGTTCGGCGGTGAACTCGGCGTCGACACCGAGACCCGCACAGAAGTCTTGGAAGTAGTCCCACGTCTCGTAGCCGAACGCGTAGTCGGGGCCGATCGTCGCCCACTCCGTGGCGTCGAGTTCGGCGGCGGTCAGTGCCGCCCCGTAGATATCCTGCGAGAGGCTGTTGGAGTCGCGGAACACGTAGTCGTTGCCGACGGAGTCTTCGTGTTCGCCTTCGGGCGAGGTGACGAACGGAGTTGCCGCGTGCGTGATCATGTACGGCATCTGGAGCTGTGCCGCCTGCGGCGCCACGGCCTGTGCGACGCCGCTGGAGTCTAGCCCGAACAACCCGTGGACGTTATCCTCCTCGACGAGGCTCCGCATCTGCTGGATCGCCGTATCGGCGCTCGCCTCGGTGTCTCGGACGGTCACCTCCACGTCGCGTCCGTCGATGCCGCCGTTGTCGTTGATCTCCGACTGGGCCATTTCGAGGCCCCGCTCGGCGGCCTCGCCGTAC encodes:
- a CDS encoding branched-chain amino acid ABC transporter permease encodes the protein MSLPSLVPLIGIADVIIGLSLGSRLFLIAVGLSLIFGVLGVLNFAHGGFYMLGAYVTLAVVTNVVDNFWLAVVAGALAVGVVGAAIEFAAIRPLYDRVDADLDQLIVTFGFVLVIHEAVRFIWGSGSYSIDPPDVFNFSVALGGSTFSAYRLVVIGLAVAVLVSLWLFITRTYFGSLVRGTSSDREMASMLGVDVPRLYTGVFFLGSVLAGLGGALSSPLQSTSPALGDQVIIDAFIVVVIGGLGSMSGAFVGAMLIGMMQSLGPQFISAGSIAIPFLAMVIVLLFRPEGLFGGIGE
- a CDS encoding ABC transporter substrate-binding protein; the encoded protein is MVTASPDEENKRNRTRDIETNSESRSPVGRRRFLQAAGAGATVALAGCSGGSGDDDVVRLGATYILSGFASLYGEAAERGLEMAQSEINDNGGIDGRDVEVTVRDTEASADTAIQQMRSLVEEDNVHGLFGLDSSGVAQAVAPQAAQLQMPYMITHAATPFVTSPEGEHEDSVGNDYVFRDSNSLSQDIYGAALTAAELDATEWATIGPDYAFGYETWDYFQDFCAGLGVDAEFTAEQFPPLETGDYTPYISSILDAEPDAVLTPLWGADLTTFIGQAEDAGWFDQIDHTLFSVGMGTDLASDGNPLPEGEYASTRYDPFVPDTEANNTFRDTYYEEYDALPTYNAEGAYRAVYLYKEAIESAGSTEASALVEEFTGMEHAGPVGDYQFSETNQATVSSIWGTVSYDEEWESNVLDPVNRYEAGPDELSEALADSDLPTGI